From the genome of Gilliamella sp. wkB7, one region includes:
- the alr gene encoding alanine racemase, with protein sequence MSIAVIEVNRQAIVDNVEYIRKIAPNSQLVAIIKANAYSHGIVGVAELLQNKVDCFGVSRICEAMLLRQKGIITPIICLEGFFPHDDIVDLVDFNIQSAVHSQWQIDALQSSPLENEITAWFKLDTGMHRLGFNLEEAKAEFYRLASCSVVRKPINIISHFSSADELTSQQTVKQIKLFDKFIASIEDKSLIGKCSIAASSGTLAWTQSQREIVRPGIALYGISPFNDPIAELRPAMTFKSELIAVRSHKKGESVGYGQIWCSQQDTKLGVVAMGYGDGYPRNIPENTPVLVNGRRVPIVGHVSMDMIVVDLGIDSQEKPGDEVIFWGQDLPVEEIAKYTGISPYELVTRLTERAKIHYVDR encoded by the coding sequence ATGTCTATCGCAGTAATAGAAGTTAATCGTCAAGCAATTGTAGATAATGTCGAGTATATTCGAAAGATTGCACCAAATAGTCAGTTGGTTGCAATCATTAAAGCAAACGCGTATTCGCATGGTATTGTAGGTGTGGCTGAACTGTTACAAAACAAGGTGGATTGTTTTGGTGTATCTCGTATTTGTGAAGCGATGCTGTTGCGTCAAAAAGGGATCATTACTCCTATCATTTGTTTAGAAGGCTTTTTCCCCCATGATGATATCGTTGATTTAGTAGATTTTAATATCCAATCAGCTGTTCACAGTCAGTGGCAAATTGATGCATTACAATCATCTCCTCTAGAAAACGAAATTACTGCATGGTTTAAACTTGATACAGGGATGCATCGTTTAGGGTTTAATCTTGAGGAAGCAAAGGCAGAATTTTATCGCTTAGCCAGTTGTTCGGTGGTGCGAAAACCAATTAATATTATAAGTCATTTTAGTTCTGCAGATGAGTTAACCTCTCAACAAACTGTAAAACAGATCAAATTGTTCGATAAGTTCATTGCCTCAATTGAAGATAAATCATTAATTGGTAAATGTTCGATAGCAGCATCAAGTGGTACGCTTGCTTGGACTCAATCACAACGTGAAATAGTGCGTCCTGGCATCGCTTTATACGGCATATCACCCTTTAATGACCCCATTGCTGAATTGAGACCAGCCATGACATTTAAATCAGAACTTATCGCGGTACGTAGCCATAAAAAAGGTGAATCCGTCGGTTATGGTCAGATCTGGTGTAGCCAGCAAGATACAAAACTCGGCGTCGTAGCTATGGGATATGGGGATGGTTATCCAAGAAATATTCCCGAAAATACGCCCGTTTTAGTGAATGGTCGCAGAGTGCCGATTGTTGGTCATGTATCAATGGACATGATTGTGGTCGATTTAGGTATTGATAGTCAGGAAAAACCTGGTGATGAAGTGATCTTTTGGGGGCAAGATTTACCTGTTGAAGAAATCGCTAAATACACGGGTATTAGCCCTTATGAATTAGTTACACGCTTGACTGAACGAGCAAAAATCCATTATGTAGATAGATGA
- the mltG gene encoding endolytic transglycosylase MltG, giving the protein MKKIFLYTLFTFVVIVVGSFSICYYSLQQFSKQQINVTPDNQMFVLKKGTSMHQLITQLKESKLMDRAFLLPYLSKLDPSLSSIKAGMYQLHPHMTVEEFLRLLVSGKESNFSIQFVEGKRAKDWLKVIQNTPYIQQTLADKTDEEIAKLLGIEGSIEGWLTPDTYLYTADTLDINILKRAHMTMKSNLQKIWVNRDKDLPYQSPYEMLIIASIIEKETALSSERANVASVFVNRLKAKMKLQTDPTIIYGLGDNYTGVIRRIDLTDTQNPYNTYVIDGLPPTPIAMPSLASLEAAAHPAKTNYLFFVANGTGGHTFSDNYGNHLQAVNEYRKLSK; this is encoded by the coding sequence ATTAAAAAAATATTTTTATATACGTTATTTACCTTTGTTGTAATTGTCGTTGGTTCTTTCAGTATCTGTTATTATTCTTTACAGCAATTTTCCAAGCAGCAAATTAATGTGACACCTGATAATCAAATGTTTGTTTTGAAAAAAGGCACATCAATGCATCAATTAATTACTCAACTCAAAGAATCGAAATTGATGGATAGAGCTTTTCTACTGCCTTATTTATCTAAGTTAGATCCCTCCTTGAGCTCCATAAAAGCTGGAATGTATCAATTACATCCTCATATGACTGTCGAAGAATTTTTGCGATTATTAGTATCAGGTAAAGAAAGTAATTTCTCTATTCAATTTGTTGAGGGTAAACGTGCGAAAGATTGGCTAAAAGTGATTCAAAACACTCCTTATATACAGCAAACCTTAGCTGACAAAACAGATGAAGAGATCGCAAAATTATTAGGAATTGAAGGTTCAATTGAAGGTTGGTTGACTCCTGATACCTATCTTTATACGGCAGATACGTTAGATATTAATATTTTAAAACGTGCGCATATGACCATGAAAAGTAATTTACAAAAAATATGGGTTAACCGCGATAAGGATTTACCTTATCAATCACCTTATGAAATGTTGATTATTGCTTCAATTATTGAGAAAGAAACGGCTCTTAGTTCTGAGCGCGCCAATGTTGCTTCAGTTTTTGTTAATCGCTTAAAAGCCAAAATGAAGTTGCAAACCGATCCCACTATTATTTATGGTTTAGGCGATAATTATACTGGAGTGATTAGGCGTATAGACTTAACAGATACCCAAAATCCTTATAATACCTATGTTATTGATGGATTACCGCCAACTCCCATTGCTATGCCAAGCTTAGCCTCATTAGAAGCAGCGGCGCACCCAGCTAAAACAAATTATCTATTCTTCGTAGCCAATGGCACAGGTGGACATACGTTTTCTGATAATTATGGAAATCATCTACAGGCAGTCAATGAGTATCGTAAATTGTCAAAATAG
- a CDS encoding TonB-dependent receptor plug domain-containing protein, with protein sequence MRTISTKNFIKPSCYIAILNICFCVDTFAEERKNNPQDTIIVTADRNEKTVWDSSVSVSAINRDDIEKQNGDSVVEALRDIPGIEITDNALAGRKQIMIRGEAPSRILMLIDGQEVTYHRSGHGSSAGVLIDMESVERIEVIKGPHSVLYGSQAIGGVVNFITRKGSKNGSPINGDMKFIYNQSTDGFTEMGTVNGSIDGIFDYRISGTYAENNDRKAYQGKLHNTDFGNNSLSSWFGLNLDKHKLGISLDRYKLDTKTYTDKDDNSPQVKEFWVKLPKLQREKVGLFYDYEANGNFLKKLHYDAYAQKLNRQFRNHVVVSPAPIMNVTTNTATDDEQKTYGMTLQSDFELRKDMNLITGMQYQQDNVDQDSHNVVVSKMPSPKASYTQHKYLTNKWQQSSISLFGQNDWAITDDISWNIGARQYWVQSKLKKGHTTINKVPVIGATSSNHKIDGKKKDHDNNFVVSSGLTYSGIENTQLRASFAQGYVYPTLSHLYAVTSAASQTIYGNANLKAEKSNNYEIGLRYNNNQWLIDGAIYFSDAKDYITQMNCNGSAICDGTSGRNYTYYGNANKAKTHGLELSIEYLELPVTPYLKGNYLHRKIETETYTTHDTGNPRFTGNAGIKHTAYFDKFDIDSDLFMRFATKATQRSDSSVYHYSGWSTLNLSATTSFGLDRQYHIGINLNNILNKNYRTAYESIPAAKFHAIISASMKF encoded by the coding sequence ATGAGAACAATTAGTACCAAAAATTTCATTAAACCAAGCTGTTATATAGCAATTTTAAATATCTGCTTTTGTGTGGATACTTTTGCAGAAGAGCGAAAAAACAATCCACAAGATACCATTATTGTTACAGCCGATCGTAATGAAAAAACTGTTTGGGATAGTTCAGTATCAGTCAGTGCAATCAATCGGGATGATATCGAAAAGCAAAATGGTGATTCTGTTGTTGAAGCATTACGTGATATTCCTGGAATTGAAATTACCGATAACGCTCTTGCAGGACGCAAACAGATCATGATCCGTGGTGAAGCGCCTTCACGCATTTTAATGTTAATTGATGGGCAAGAAGTAACTTATCATCGTTCCGGACACGGATCGAGTGCCGGTGTGTTAATTGATATGGAATCGGTTGAACGCATTGAGGTGATTAAAGGACCTCATTCTGTATTATACGGTTCACAAGCTATTGGTGGTGTGGTTAATTTTATTACACGTAAAGGTAGCAAAAATGGTTCTCCCATCAATGGTGATATGAAATTTATTTATAATCAATCGACAGATGGTTTTACTGAGATGGGCACCGTAAACGGTTCAATTGACGGTATTTTTGATTACCGTATTAGTGGAACTTATGCTGAAAATAATGATCGCAAAGCTTATCAAGGCAAACTACACAATACCGATTTTGGTAATAACAGTTTAAGTTCATGGTTTGGGCTTAATCTGGATAAACATAAATTGGGTATCTCACTAGATCGTTATAAACTTGATACTAAAACCTATACTGACAAAGATGATAATTCACCACAAGTTAAAGAATTCTGGGTAAAACTACCCAAATTACAACGAGAAAAAGTTGGATTGTTTTATGATTATGAAGCTAATGGTAATTTCTTAAAAAAACTTCATTATGATGCTTATGCACAAAAACTAAATCGTCAATTTAGAAATCATGTTGTAGTATCACCTGCACCTATTATGAATGTAACAACTAATACCGCCACTGATGATGAACAAAAAACGTATGGTATGACATTGCAATCAGATTTTGAGCTACGCAAGGATATGAATCTTATTACCGGTATGCAATATCAACAAGATAATGTCGATCAAGATTCACATAATGTCGTCGTATCAAAAATGCCTTCACCAAAAGCAAGTTATACACAACACAAATATCTAACCAATAAATGGCAACAATCAAGTATCTCACTCTTTGGCCAAAATGATTGGGCAATTACCGATGATATTTCTTGGAATATTGGCGCTCGCCAATATTGGGTACAATCAAAACTAAAAAAAGGTCACACGACAATCAATAAAGTTCCAGTTATAGGTGCAACGTCTTCCAATCATAAAATTGATGGCAAAAAGAAAGATCATGACAATAACTTCGTTGTATCGTCAGGTTTAACCTATTCTGGAATTGAAAATACTCAATTAAGGGCCTCTTTTGCCCAAGGATATGTTTATCCAACACTTTCACATCTTTATGCAGTCACTTCAGCAGCTTCGCAAACAATCTATGGCAATGCTAATTTAAAAGCTGAAAAATCAAATAACTACGAAATTGGGTTACGTTATAATAATAACCAATGGCTAATTGATGGGGCGATTTATTTTTCAGATGCAAAAGATTACATTACGCAAATGAATTGTAATGGTTCGGCGATTTGTGATGGCACATCTGGGCGAAATTACACTTATTACGGTAATGCCAATAAAGCCAAAACGCATGGTCTTGAATTGAGTATTGAATATTTAGAACTACCCGTTACCCCTTATCTAAAAGGCAATTATTTACATCGTAAAATTGAAACAGAAACCTATACAACTCATGATACTGGCAATCCACGCTTTACAGGAAATGCAGGGATAAAACATACTGCTTACTTTGATAAATTTGATATAGATTCCGATCTGTTTATGCGATTTGCGACCAAAGCCACACAACGTAGTGATTCATCGGTATATCATTACAGTGGTTGGTCAACACTCAATTTATCGGCAACAACTTCGTTCGGTTTAGATCGTCAATACCATATTGGGATAAATCTCAATAATATATTAAATAAGAACTATAGGA